In the Afipia sp. GAS231 genome, GATTATGAAGTCCAACTCGGACGCCGAAAAGTTCGCGGTCCAGACCCTGCTGGGCGGCCAGGCCTCGCCGTCGACCGCCAATCTTGGTCCCGGAATCGGCGGCAATCTCGACGTTTCCGCCTAGAGGCCGGCTTTAAACTCGGCTCGATCTTCCCGATTCGGGCGCTGCGCGGGAAGTTCGCGGCGACCTATATTCGATGCCAGCCGCGGTTTGGTGTCTTCCCCAGGAACTCGAGGACTTTCGTATTCACCTCGGCCATGCCGGAGATGGTCAGGTCGTGCCCGGCATTTGAGACAAGCTCGGTTGCAATATGAGGTGCAACGCGGTTGAGCCTCTGCAAGGCATCTTGGGCCGAATTGAGCTTTTCATTCTCTCCGACCATATAGAGCGTCGCGACCGACAGAGCGCGCAACTCTTCATCGGTGAGGATGGTGGGGACGACAAGCCTTTTCGATTTGAAGCTTCTGAGACCGAGATACCCATCGTTCACCATTGCATCGACCCATTGGCGGCTGATGCCATTCTTGGCCACGGCATCCGCGGCCAACCAGTAGATGAAGCTTTTCGTGAACCGCCGGTGCGGGATCATGCAAAGCATGGCGCGCAGAATGAATGCTGTCCGCAAAGGCAGCACCGTGAACACCGGAGCCAGCAGAACCAGCTTCCTTAGCCGGCCCGGGTAACGGAGAGCATACTGGCTCGCGATCCATCCACCGTAGGAAACTCCCATCAAACTGACATTTTCGCTAAGCCCAAGCTGGGCAAAAAGCTCATCGAGCCAATTCACGAGGTCGCTGGCGGTGAGCATCGGCCGCTTCCACACACTCCGTCCGAAGTCGTAAATGTTGTCCACCGCGTAGACGCGATAGCTCTGCGAAAAGTCTGAAATGTTGGGCAGCCACATCAGGGAGGACGCATTCACTCCCGGCAGCAGAACAAGAGGCGGCGCATCGGTGGGGCCGCTGATACGGACATAGGTTTGCCCGTCCGAGGTCTCCACAAGCCGGCCTTCTGCGGCAACCGGCCATTGGCTGGCCCTCAAATCGTAGTGGGCCAGATATCGCTCCCGCGCCTTCTCCGATTTGAAGGGATGAAAGTCAGAGTGAGCCGTCATCAGCGCTTCCGGCGGTTCAAGGCCTGCGTGCCGCCGGCAACCAGGGATGCAGGGGGTCAATCGGACGGAGGAGCCGTGGTTTGATCACTAACTGTCCTTTTCCAACATTTGCCCTTGCTCCTGCTGGTTCGGACGGACCCTCCGCGTCACTGGCAGCGGCACGCCAACGAAGGCGAGAGCGATAAAGAGGGGCAAGAAGCAGAGAAAGAGGATGCGTTTGGCGTTCATCGTCGGGAACTGGGCCTACCGGGAGGAAAATCAAGGGGCCGCGGTCCGATCTGGCGGAAACGGAGGTTAACGCGACAGCGAGTGTTAGGCCGGCCCTAGAATCCCGCCTTCGTCGGCTGCACGGCAGCCTTGATCAGCTTCACCGCATCGTCGCTGGCCCATTCGGCCGGGCCGGCAATGTTGGCGATCTCGCAGCCCTGGCCGTCCACCAGCACCGAGGTGGGCATCCCCAGCGCCTTGCCTATGTTCTTAAGATCCTGAAAAACCTTGGCTTTCTGGTCGCTGAAATAGCTGAGTTTGGTGAGATTGCCGTCTTTCAGGAAGTTTTTCGGCTTTTCGGCGTCGCGGGTATCGATGTTGATGGCGACCACCTCGAAATCCTTGCCCCCGAGCTTGGTCTGCAGGCTGTCGAGCGCCGGCATTTCCTTGCGGCACGGCACGCACCAGGTGGCCCACAGGTTCACCAGCACGGTCTTGCCGCGCCAGTCCGACAGCTTTCTGGGCTTGCCGTCGGCATCCTCGAAGGCGAGGTCGGGAAGCCGCAGCGGGGTCGTCGCCATGGTCAGTGCCGCCACTTCGCCCTGCGCCAGCGGTGCGATCTTGCGGGCCAGGTCGACCGCCCCGTTACAGGCGGAATCGCCGGCCGGGCCGCGTTTGAAGGCGCCGAAGCCGTAGACCGCGGCAAAACCGATCAGCGCCCCGACCACCACCGCGCCGATGGCGAGCGGGATCCGGCGCGTGACGGCCGGGCGGGGGGTGGGCAACTCGGGCATATCGTTTGTCATCCTGTGTCAGATACGGCTATGCAGTGCCCATATTACGAATGAAACCGGCACGGCGTTTCGCCGGGTTCGGCAATAAGTGGCTTTAGACGACAGGGCACGGGAAGTCATGAGCAACAAGATGTGGGGCGGCCGGTTCACCGAGCGTCCCGATGCGATCATGGAGGAAATCAACGTCTCGATCGACGTTGACCGTCACCTCTATGCCCAGGACATCGCCGCGTCCAAGGCCCATGCCGCGATGCTGTCGGCGCAAGGCATTATCACCGCGAGTGATGCAAAAAATATCGGCAAAGGGCTAGACACGATTTTGTCAGAAATCGGCAACGGCTCGTTCGAGTTCAAGCGCGCGCTCGAGGACATTCACATGAATGTCGAGAGCCGGCTGACCGACCTGATCGGCCCCGCCGCCGGACGGCTGCATACCGCGCGGTCGCGCAACGACCAGGTGGCGACCGATTTCCGTCTGTTCGTGCGCGACACGATCGATGAGACCGACGCCGCGCTGGCGGCGTTCCAGCAGGCGCTGGTGGAACGGGCGCTGGAACATGCCGGCACCGTCATGCCGGGCTTCACCCATCTGCAGACCGCGCAGCCCGTCACCTTCGGCCATCACCTGCTCGCCTATGTCGAGATGGCCGCGCGCGACCGCGGCCGGTTCGCCGATGCGCGCAAGCGCCTGAACGAATCGCCGCTTGGGGCGGCGGCGCTGGCCGGAACCTCGTTTCCGATCGACCGCACTGCTACCGCCAAGGCGCTCGGTTTCGACCGGCCGATGGCCAATTCGCTCGATGCGGTGTCCGATCGCGACTTCGTGCTCGAAACGCTGTCGGCGGCGTCGATCGCGGCCGTGCACATGTCGCGTTTTGCCGAGGAGATCGTGATCTGGACCTCGCCGCTGGTGGGTCTGGTGCGGCTGTCCGACAAGTTCACCACCGGCTCCTCGATCATGCCGCAGAAGCGCAACCCTGACGCGGCCGAACTGGTGCGCGCCAAGACCGGCCGGGTGATCGGCGCGTTGACCGGGCTCCTGATCGTGATGAAGGGGCTGCCGCTCGCCTATCAAAAGGACATGCAGGAGGACAAGCAGGGCGCGATGGAAGCGTTTGCCGCATTGTCGCTGGCGATCCGGGCGATGACCGGCATGGTGATCGACCTCGTGCCTGACGAAGCGCGGATGAAGGCGGCGGCCGGCGAGGGCTATGCCACTGCCACGGATCTCGCCGACTGGCTGGTGCGGACCCTGAAAATGCCGTTCCGCGACGCCCACCACGTCACCGGGCGCATTGTCGGTCTCGCCTCAAAGCAAACCGTTGCCCTCCACGAGCTGCCGCTGCAGGCGATGCAGGAGGTCGAGCCGAAGATTACGGCGGAAGCCCTGCGCGTGCTGTCGGTGGAGGCGTCCGTCAAAAGCCGCACCAGCTATGGCGGCACCGCGCCGAAGAATGTGACGGCGCAGGCCAAAGCCTGGCTGAAGCGGCTCGAAAAAGAGCGAAAATTGGGCTGAAGGAAAAAATTTCGCTGCAATTTCATGGTTATCCGTCAGCCTTCGGGTCTCGCCAGACTGCGCCAATCTTTGTATGGTGCGGCCGCGCGGAGCATGATCCGGAAAAGTGGGGACCGGTTTTCCGGAAAGATCATGCTCAAATCGAAGAAGTCAGAGCGGGATGACGGCTCGTCATCACGCTCTAGCGGGGAATTCGTCGTGATCAGTAACTACCGCCCGTCATCGTCGGGATGGGCCATTATCCTGCTGAGCGTCACTGCGCTCGCGCTGGGCGGCTGCGGCCGCAAGGCCGGCCTTGATCTGCCGCCGAACGCGCCGCCGCTGTCGGCCGCGCCCGCGACCGCAGATTCCGAGACCGAGCGCGCCGCGCAGCCCGGCGTCTTCAATTCGACCTATGGGTCCGAAGCGGCTCCTGCGGCGTCCAAGGGCCGCAAGAAACCGTTCGTGCTCGATCCGCTGCTGGGCAACTGAGCTAGCTCACCATGAATCACTTCGACTATCGCAACGGCGTGCTGCACGCCGAGGCGGTTGATCTCATCAAGCTCGCGGACGCCGTGGGCACGCCGTTCTATTGCTATTCGACGGCGACGCTGGAGCGCCATTACCGGGTTTTCACCGAGGCCTTTGCCGGCGAGAAGACGCTGGTCTGCTACGCCATGAAGGCCAATTCCAACCAGTCGGTGCTGCGCACGCTGGCGAAGCTCGGCGCCGGCGCCGACGTGGTCTCCGGCGGCGAGCTGAAGCGGGCGCTGGCGGCGGGAATTCCGCCGAGCAAGATCCTGTTCTCCGGCGTCGGCAAGACCGAGCTTGAGCTACGCGCCGCGCTGGCTCACGATATTCTCTGCATCAACGTCGAGTCCGAGCCCGAACTCGAACTGCTGTCGAAGCTCGCAGTCGAGGCCGGCAAGACCGCGCGGATTTCGGTGCGGGTCAATCCCGACGTCGACGCCGGCACCCACGCCAAGATCGCCACCGGCAAGTCCGAGAACAAGTTCGGCATCCCGATCGCGCGCGCCCGCGAGGTCTACGCGCGTGCGGCCAGGCTGCCGGGCAT is a window encoding:
- a CDS encoding putative motility protein, whose amino-acid sequence is MDMMAMVSSVLAMQAGNTQMQVATSIMKSNSDAEKFAVQTLLGGQASPSTANLGPGIGGNLDVSA
- a CDS encoding alpha/beta fold hydrolase; translation: MTAHSDFHPFKSEKARERYLAHYDLRASQWPVAAEGRLVETSDGQTYVRISGPTDAPPLVLLPGVNASSLMWLPNISDFSQSYRVYAVDNIYDFGRSVWKRPMLTASDLVNWLDELFAQLGLSENVSLMGVSYGGWIASQYALRYPGRLRKLVLLAPVFTVLPLRTAFILRAMLCMIPHRRFTKSFIYWLAADAVAKNGISRQWVDAMVNDGYLGLRSFKSKRLVVPTILTDEELRALSVATLYMVGENEKLNSAQDALQRLNRVAPHIATELVSNAGHDLTISGMAEVNTKVLEFLGKTPNRGWHRI
- a CDS encoding redoxin family protein — its product is MTNDMPELPTPRPAVTRRIPLAIGAVVVGALIGFAAVYGFGAFKRGPAGDSACNGAVDLARKIAPLAQGEVAALTMATTPLRLPDLAFEDADGKPRKLSDWRGKTVLVNLWATWCVPCRKEMPALDSLQTKLGGKDFEVVAINIDTRDAEKPKNFLKDGNLTKLSYFSDQKAKVFQDLKNIGKALGMPTSVLVDGQGCEIANIAGPAEWASDDAVKLIKAAVQPTKAGF
- the argH gene encoding argininosuccinate lyase; translated protein: MSNKMWGGRFTERPDAIMEEINVSIDVDRHLYAQDIAASKAHAAMLSAQGIITASDAKNIGKGLDTILSEIGNGSFEFKRALEDIHMNVESRLTDLIGPAAGRLHTARSRNDQVATDFRLFVRDTIDETDAALAAFQQALVERALEHAGTVMPGFTHLQTAQPVTFGHHLLAYVEMAARDRGRFADARKRLNESPLGAAALAGTSFPIDRTATAKALGFDRPMANSLDAVSDRDFVLETLSAASIAAVHMSRFAEEIVIWTSPLVGLVRLSDKFTTGSSIMPQKRNPDAAELVRAKTGRVIGALTGLLIVMKGLPLAYQKDMQEDKQGAMEAFAALSLAIRAMTGMVIDLVPDEARMKAAAGEGYATATDLADWLVRTLKMPFRDAHHVTGRIVGLASKQTVALHELPLQAMQEVEPKITAEALRVLSVEASVKSRTSYGGTAPKNVTAQAKAWLKRLEKERKLG
- a CDS encoding lipoprotein; the encoded protein is MISNYRPSSSGWAIILLSVTALALGGCGRKAGLDLPPNAPPLSAAPATADSETERAAQPGVFNSTYGSEAAPAASKGRKKPFVLDPLLGN